A stretch of the Kazachstania africana CBS 2517 chromosome 12, complete genome genome encodes the following:
- the NUS1 gene encoding ditrans,polycis-polyprenyl diphosphate synthase (similar to Saccharomyces cerevisiae NUS1 (YDL193W); ancestral locus Anc_7.308) has protein sequence MSQIQEGVRARVHNPDDEAISSTHTKPPLNASFEKGNANTKLRTLKAITESIYINNEYNKTEKNEIIGRKQQQNYFAYLFYKILLVGLFIVYGAFRYAQYQYNRVKLRIYDLVYNPSNTPQLIRQDVLKLDKIPKRVAAILDMKPIGDVGGGLTGLLNDSSELICWTVSAGIKHLTLYDFDGVLQKNVTSFREEIHNKLSKYYGPSNVPKFVVRIPHSNSMYFNRDDSESEENKKVAIEISLLSNRDGRETIVDLTKTMADLCTQGSLDLSDVTMDLVDSELTQLVGPEPDLLVYFGPSLDLQGFPPWHIRLTEFYWEPDNTEVTYSVFIRALKKFSSCKMNVGK, from the coding sequence ATGTCTCAGATCCAAGAAGGAGTGCGTGCTCGTGTTCACAATCCTGATGATGAGGCGATTTCATCCACACATACAAAGCCACCTCTAAATGCGtcatttgaaaaaggtAATGCCAACACGAAGCTCAGAACGTTGAAGGCCATCACGGAGTCAATTTATATCAATAACGAATATAATAAGACTGAAAAGAATGAGATAATTGGTAGGAAGCAGCAGCAGAACTATTTTGCGTATCTGTTTTATAAAATCTTATTAGTTGGGCTGTTCATTGTCTACGGTGCATTCAGATATGCACAGTATCAATACAATAGGGTTAAGTTGAGAATTTATGACCTTGTCTATAATCCATCAAACACCCCACAGTTGATTAGACAGGATGTTTTAAAATTGGACAAGATTCCCAAGAGAGTAGCTGCCATCCTGGATATGAAACCTATAGGTGATGTTGGCGGGGGGCTTACGGGACTCTTAAATGATAGTAGTGAGCTAATTTGCTGGACTGTCTCTGCAGGCATTAAACATCTTACCCTGTATGATTTTGACGGTGTCTTACAGAAAAACGTCACCAGTTTCAGGGAAGAAATTCATAACAAGTTATCAAAATACTACGGTCCTTCCAATGTACCTAAATTTGTTGTTAGGATACCACACTCCAACAGCATGTATTTTAATAGAGACGACTCtgaaagtgaagaaaataagaaagtCGCCATTGAGATATCGTTACTATCAAACAGAGATGGTAGAGAAACTATTGTTGATTTAACAAAAACTATGGCTGATCTTTGTACACAAGGATCGTTGGACTTATCTGACGTCACCATGGACCTTGTAGACTCCGAATTGACACAATTAGTAGGTCCGGAACCAGACCTACTGGTGTATTTCGGCCCATCTTTAGATCTACAAGGCTTCCCACCATGGCATATCCGTCTCACAGAATTCTACTGGGAACCTGACAACACTGAAGTCACATACTCCGTGTTCATCAGAgcattgaagaaattttccagTTGCAAGATGAACGTAGGGAAGTAA
- the SNF3 gene encoding glucose sensor (similar to Saccharomyces cerevisiae SNF3 (YDL194W) and RGT2 (YDL138W); ancestral locus Anc_7.309) — protein sequence MDAENSSISEPSSEKRGYFKRAINTVNNMSITRKRKQTGKFPANEEDILHSSDKTVRNNYHSDEYSQINDDVSTFNDSVSYLFSEPPLPQSNTMSIVVGVFVAVGGFLFGYDTGLINSLIDMQYVREHLAPNHTFFTNVQMSILVSFLSLGTFVGALSAPIISDSLGRKLTIIISTAFVFSLGNSLQVGATSMQLLVIGRVISGIGIGFISAVVPLYQAETVKKNLRGAIISTYQWAITWGLLVSSAVAQGTHHMDNASSYRIPIGLQYIWSSTLALGMIFLPESPRYHVLKDNLDKAARSLSFLRSVPLHDSGLLEELVEIKATYDYEASVGTSTFMDCFVSSEKRPKQSLRMFTGMALQAFQQFTGINFIFYYGVYFFNNTGVNNSYIISLITYAVNVLFNVPGMYLVEYFGRRKVLIVGGILMTISNFIIAIVGIATNSVIANKVMIAFICVFIATFSATWGGVVWVVSAELYPLGVRAKCTAICAATNWLVNFICAFITPYIVDTVDHTSKIGSRIFFIWGGLNAIGVMIVYLTVYETKGLTLEEIDELYTKSSTSVSSAKWNQMIREKTNNPNNINWFPKFPRPFKNNRTTISTEPDTMNNTTLKNVSTQDSSLNNHAFGVFDVPNNSNYIELGNGLGLATAMHGPPSISTDSSYNVDSEGIHSETNGGSHNEQRNSTMNTDHLNEYISQIVNGSSPPMNGPRTYGEENALNFFEDDDNEELAHNYVELGNGLGITTIHREIPPVLADSSDEDDEDDDDLRGPNLQNKSTLFISRFMHR from the coding sequence ATGGATGCTGAAAACTCTTCTATAAGTGAGCCTTCTTCCGAAAAGAGGGGTTATTTTAAGAGAGCAATAAATACAGTCAACAATATGAGCATAACGAGAAAACGAAAACAAACAGGAAAGTTTCCAGcgaatgaagaagatatacTACATTCATCCGATAAAACAGTACGAAATAATTATCATTCTGATGAGTACTCCCAGataaatgatgatgtcTCCACATTTAACGACTCTGTATCATACCTTTTCAGTGAGCCACCATTACCGCAATCAAATACAATGTCTATCGTTGTAGGTGTGTTTGTTGCTGTTGGTGGATTTCTTTTTGGCTATGATACAGGACTTATAAACAGCTTGATTGATATGCAATACGTACGAGAGCATTTGGCTCCAAACCATACTTTCTTCACGAACGTACAGATGTCAATATTGGtatcatttctttcattaGGTACCTTTGTTGGTGCTTTAAGTGCCCCAATTATTTCTGATTCATTAGGCAGAAAATTGACTATTATTATAAGTACCGCCTTTGTTTTCTCACTGGGAAACTCTTTACAGGTCGGTGCAACAAGCATGCAACTATTAGTTATCGGTAGAGTTATTTCTGGAATTGGTATTGGATTTATATCCGCTGTAGTACCATTATATCAAGCTGAAACtgtgaagaagaatttaagAGGCGCCATTATCTCGACGTATCAATGGGCTATTACGTGGGGCCTATTGGTTTCTAGCGCCGTCGCTCAAGGGACCCATCACATGGATAATGCATCATCTTATAGAATTCCTATAGGACTACAATACATATGGTCATCCACTTTGGCATTGGGTATGATCTTCTTACCCGAAAGTCCCCGTTATCACGTCTTAAAAGACAACTTAGACAAGGCTGCTCGATCACTATCCTTTTTGAGAAGTGTCCCCCTTCATGATTCGGGACTTTTAGAGGAACTTGTAGAAATAAAAGCTACATATGATTACGAGGCTTCCGTAGGAACGTCAACTTTTATGGATTGTTTCGTTTCCAGCGAAAAGAGACCAAAACAATCCTTACGAATGTTTACGGGTATGGCATTACAAgcatttcaacaatttactggtatcaatttcattttctactATGGTGTatactttttcaataatactGGTGTCAATAATAGTTACATTATTTCGTTAATAACCTATGCCGTAAATGTACTGTTCAATGTTCCAGGTATGTACCttgttgaatattttgGCAGAAGGAAGGTTTTAATTGTCGGTGGTATCTTGatgacaatttcaaatttcattattgcGATTGTTGGTATTGCCACCAATTCTGTAATTGCTAATAAAGTCATGATTGCGTTTATTTGTGTCTTCATTGCAACTTTCTCAGCAACATGGGGTGGTGTTGTATGGGTTGTCTCAGCAGAACTTTACCCATTGGGTGTTAGAGCCAAATGTACCGCTATTTGTGCTGCTACAAATTGGTTAGTGAATTTTATCTGTGCCTTTATTACTCCATATATCGTCGATACTGTTGATCatacttcaaaaattggttcaagaattttttttatctggGGAGGTCTAAATGCCATTGGCGTAATGATAGTTTATTTGACAGTTTATGAAACGAAAGGATTAACGTTAGAAGAAATCGATGAATTATACACAAAATCATCCACCAGTGTATCCTCAGCAAAATGGAACCAGATGATAAGAGAAAAAACCAACAATCCAAATAACATCAATTGGTTCCCTAAGTTCCCACGCCcatttaaaaataatagaaCAACCATTTCAACTGAGCCTGACACCATGAATAATActactttgaaaaatgtgTCAACACAAGATTCTTCGTTGAACAACCATGCATTCGGAGTATTCGATGTGCCAAATAATAGCAATTATATTGAACTAGGAAATGGACTGGGTCTAGCGACAGCAATGCACGGCCCACCTTCCATTTCTACAGATTCAAGTTATAATGTCGATTCGGAAGGAATTCATAGCGAAACCAATGGGGGCAGCCATAACGAACAACGCAACTCTACAATGAATACTGACCATCTGAATGAGTACATTTCACAAATTGTGAATGGAAGTTCTCCTCCGATGAATGGCCCCCGGACTTACGGTGAAGAGAACGcactcaatttttttgaagatgatgacaATGAAGAATTAGCTCACAATTATGTTGAGTTAGGCAATGGATTGGGAATCACCACGATACACAGGGAGATACCCCCCGTACTGGCTGATTCGAGTGATGAagacgatgaagatgacgacGATTTACGAGGACCAAATCTACAAAATAAAAGCACACTTTTCATTTCACGTTTTATGCACAGATAG
- the SEC31 gene encoding Sec31p (similar to Saccharomyces cerevisiae SEC31 (YDL195W); ancestral locus Anc_7.310), translating to MVKLAEHSRTATFAWSHDKIPRLITGTASGTIDANFSSDSVLELWSLLSTDTVKPVASISTDTKFNDLDWSYDNKTIAGALDNGIIELFYLSNDQLTSVAKLTTHTSSVKTLKFNSKQENVLVSGSNKGEIFVWDTNKAKQTDYVPMTPGTAMTPLEEITSLSWNQSLAHVFASAGATVYASIWDLKAKKEVIHLSYTSPATGLKSQLSVVEWHPNNSTRVATATGNDNDPSILVWDLRNANTPLQVLDQGHSKGIISLDWCHEDESLMLSSGRDNTVLLWNPESGEKLSQFPTRSNWCFKTKFAPAMPDIFASASFDNKIEVQTLQNLVNTLDQKKTETKQHESETDFWNHVSQEESNEKPTVMKLQAPTWYGTKPPTVQWAFGGKLVKINADGKSVSIIKPTIPGFEKNELLGDALKTKDFKPLINVRLAKSINSTNEDDWNLLDKLSMDGKSEFLKDAFSFDTDEEENQENADEGEEFFNKIETKFEPSGNFSIDSSTEEAISRKLVTGNFKNAVSKSLEDDLLMEALIIALDSNDQDLKDKVKNAYFANYANKSSLSRVLYCISRRDITDMVENLDVSKWKYTAKAIHTYYSNDETKKNTLLVELGNKVLEKGNRQDALVLYLAANSIDKVAAIWLREFSTLEDNLKKENKTVYEAHSEVLNEFVERFTVFNSFINGTPIIESEELISKFLEFVNIISSSGNFDLASTFLDTLPNDNKDVISEKERVLIASGKSARSTVSSTLARQQQKIRSVPSMPQPQVPQYTPSIPTAASSMAAAQAPYMSDQRQSSVASAVANPYAPPPSEIPSSLPQPMLNNTVTPTAPSYGSKNPYVAAARSVSPNLQSSYIPPAANFAPAQPAPFGMNEPLSPSAPPMNRGMQSGQKPHLNKKANDGWNDLPLKVKEKTSRAKAVSVAPVAVGVPQPAMSNATSNVAMPNMPPPPVSRTPSIVSVPHPPTKSRHSSMAPIPDASNEAPKKISNPYAPQASNAAPQSVASPASAYNPIAQQPLPPVTNPYATATPATSVHSQFSNPYAPPPQTLGPMSTGVAGNVAPPIQPPVGPPPTNLKKKSHNTANVESANNVLQSIQKSSTTSPYSAPTTTAPPTSQAPPAQVQQEIVGNGIDQNAQGIPEDQQPIVDFFKEELERVTPLIPKEYTKQLKDCDKRLKILYQHLEKQDLLTEPTIAKLKQIVELMRSKKYSEAMSVHVEIATHHANEGGNWLTGVKRLIGIAEATLN from the coding sequence ATGGTTAAACTTGCTGAACACTCACGTACCGCTACTTTTGCGTGGTCGCATGATAAAATACCAAGACTAATCACAGGTACTGCCTCTGGAACAATAGAtgccaatttttcaagCGATTCTGTTTTGGAATTATGGTCTCTTTTATCTACAGACACAGTTAAACCCGTTGCTTCCATCAGTACTGAtacaaaattcaatgatttaGATTGGTCTTACGATAATAAAACGATTGCTGGTGCATTAGATAATGGAATTATCGAATTATTCTATTTATCGAACGATCAGTTGACTTCGGTGGCTAAATTAACAACACATACTTCTTCTGTAAAGActttaaaattcaatagTAAACAGGAAAATGTCCTTGTTTCAGGTTCAAATAAAGGTGAAATCTTCGTTTGGGATACAAATAAGGCTAAACAAACAGATTATGTTCCAATGACCCCAGGGACTGCAATGACCCcattagaagaaattacTTCTCTGTCATGGAATCAATCTTTAGCTCATGTCTTCGCATCTGCAGGTGCTACTGTATACGCTTCAATCTGGGATTTGAAGGCTAAGAAGGAAGTTATCCATCTAAGTTACACTTCTCCAGCCACTGGATTGAAATCACAATTGTCTGTTGTTGAATGGCATCCAAATAATTCCACAAGAGTGGCCACCGCCACCGGTAATGATAACGATCCATCCATCCTGGTCTGGGATTTAAGAAATGCCAATACTCCATTACAAGTATTAGATCAAGGACATTCAAAGGGTATTATCTCCTTGGATTGGTGCCACGAAGATGAAAGTTTAATGTTATCAAGTGGTCGTGACAATACCGTCCTCTTATGGAACCCTGAATCTGGCGAAAAATTATCTCAATTCCCAACTCGTAGCAATTGGTGTTTTAAGACAAAATTCGCTCCTGCAATGCCAGATATCTTTGCATCGGCTTCTTTcgataataaaattgagGTTCAAACTTTACAAAACTTAGTTAATACATTAgatcaaaagaaaactgAAACAAAACAACATGAAAGTGAAACAGATTTCTGGAATCACGTTTCACAAGAagaatcaaatgaaaaaccAACTGTTATGAAACTTCAAGCCCCAACCTGGTACGGTACTAAACCTCCTACTGTTCAATGGGCTTTCGGTGGTAAACTGGTTAAGATCAACGCAGACGGTAAATCAGTTTCTATTATAAAACCAACCATCCCgggatttgaaaaaaatgaattactAGGAGATGCTTTGAAAACTAAGGACTTTAAACCATTAATTAATGTCAGATTGGCTAAATCTATCAATTCAACAAACGAAGATGACTGGAATTTATTAGATAAATTATCCATGGATGGAAAAtcagaatttttaaaagatgCCTTTTCCTTTGAtacagatgaagaagaaaatcaagaaaatgcTGATGAAGGTGAggaattttttaataaaattgaaacaaaatttgaaccaAGCGGAAACTTCTCCATTGACAGTTCTACCGAGGAAGCTATCTCGAGAAAACTAGTTACCGGTAATTTTAAGAATGCCGTTTCTAAATCTCTAGAAGATGATCTATTAATGGAGGCATTAATTATAGCTCTAGATTCAAATGATCAAGATTTGAAGGACAAGGTCAAAAATGCTTATTTCGCAAACTATGCCAACAAATCATCCTTATCAAGAGTTCTTTACTGCATTTCCAGAAGAGATATAACTGATATGGTAGAAAATCTTGACGTCAGTAAATGGAAATACACCGCAAAAGCAATCCACACTTACtattcaaatgatgaaacgAAAAAGAATACTTTACTAGTAGAATTAGGTAATAAAGTATTAGAAAAGGGTAATAGGCAAGATGCTTTAGTGTTATACCTAGCAGCCAATTCTATCGATAAAGTTGCTGCCATTTGGTTAAGAGAATTCAGTACTTTGGAAGATaacttgaaaaaagaaaacaaaactGTCTATGAAGCTCATTCAGAAgttttgaatgaatttgttgaaagatTCACTGTTTTTAATAGCTTCATTAATGGTACTCCAATAATAGAGAGTGAAGAATTGATCTCAAAATTCTTGGAATTTGTCAATATCATATCTTCGAGTGGTAATTTTGACCTAGCTTCCACTTTCTTAGACACATTACCTAATGATAATAAGGATGTCATTTCTGAGAAAGAGCGTGTTCTAATAGCTTCTGGCAAATCTGCCAGGTCAACTGTATCTTCTACCTTGGCTAGACAACAACAAAAGATCAGATCCGTTCCCTCTATGCCTCAACCACAAGTTCCACAATATACTCCTTCAATCCCGACTGCAGCCAGTTCTATGGCTGCAGCTCAAGCACCATACATGAGTGATCAGCGTCAATCTTCAGTAGCAAGTGCAGTTGCTAACCCATACGCACCACCACCTTCAGAAATTCCATCATCTCTTCCCCAACCTATGTTGAACAACACCGTCACTCCAACCGCACCATCTTATGGATCCAAAAACCCATATGTTGCTGCTGCGCGTTCTGTATCACcaaatcttcaaagttCATACATCCCTCCAGCAGCTAACTTTGCACCAGCACAACCGGCACCTTTTGGAATGAATGAACCACTATCTCCATCTGCACCACCGATGAACAGAGGTATGCAATCTGGCCAAAAGCCACATTTAAACAAAAAGGCAAATGACGGTTGGAATGATTTACCACTAAAAGTCAAGGAAAAAACATCTCGTGCCAAGGCTGTGTCAGTCGCACCAGTAGCCGTGGGTGTGCCACAACCCGCCATGTCTAATGCCACTTCAAATGTTGCAATGCCAAACATGCCACCACCACCTGTATCAAGAACTCCCTCCATAGTTTCTGTACCTCACCCACCTACCAAATCAAGACATTCTTCAATGGCACCAATTCCTGATGCTTCCAATGAGGCTCCaaaaaagatttctaaTCCATATGCACCACAGGCAAGCAATGCGGCACCCCAATCGGTTGCATCTCCAGCAAGTGCTTACAATCCAATTGCACAACAACCACTACCTCCTGTCACTAACCCATATGCTACTGCAACCCCTGCCACTTCAGTGCATTCACAATTTTCAAACCCATATGCTCCACCACCTCAGACACTCGGTCCTATGTCTACAGGCGTCGCTGGAAATGTAGCCCCTCCTATACAACCACCTGTTGGTCCACCACCAActaatttgaagaagaagagtcACAATACTGCTAACGTCGAGTCAGCTAATAATGTATTACaatcaattcaaaaatcttcTACGACCTCTCCATATTCAGCACCAACCACCACTGCTCCACCAACATCTCAAGCCCCACCTGCGCAAGTGCAACAAGAAATAGTTGGCAACGGCATCGATCAAAATGCGCAAGGTATTCCAGAAGATCAGCAACCTAtagttgattttttcaaggaGGAGTTAGAACGCGTAACTCCATTGATTCCAAAGGAATATACAAAGCAATTGAAGGACTGTGACAAGagattaaaaatattatatcaaCACTTAGAGAAACAAGATTTGTTGACCGAACCAACAATTGCCAAGTTGAAGCAGATAGTGGAATTAATGAGATCCAAGAAGTATTCAGAGGCTATGAGCGTTCATGTTGAAATCGCTACACACCATGCAAATGAAGGTGGAAATTGGTTAACCGGGGTTAAGAGATTGATCGGTATCGCAGAAGCCACCttgaattaa
- the COA4 gene encoding Coa4p (similar to Saccharomyces cerevisiae YLR218C; ancestral locus Anc_7.311): MADKQSTGDVGQSKYYQEALQEYKDLMQDDEEPDTWDVRINKTGCYIENMALQLCRAETGDWRQCMLEMNAFRKCWELHGNRERVHTVDKEEFSKQSK, encoded by the coding sequence ATGGCAGATAAGCAATCCACGGGGGATGTTGGGCAGTCAAAGTACTACCAGGAAGCATTGCAAGAATACAAGGATCTCATGCAAGATGACGAGGAACCGGACACCTGGGATGTAAGAATTAATAAGACAGGTTGTTACATCGAGAATATGGCACTGCAACTCTGCCGTGCTGAAACTGGTGATTGGAGACAATGTATGCTCGAAATGAATGCCTTTAGAAAGTGCTGGGAACTTCATGGTAATAGAGAACGTGTACATACAGTAGATAAAGAAGAGTTTTCAAAACAAAGTAAATAG
- the CPR6 gene encoding peptidylprolyl isomerase CPR6 (similar to Saccharomyces cerevisiae CPR6 (YLR216C); ancestral locus Anc_7.313), which produces MARPKTFIDISIGDSSKGRIVFELYNDIVPKTVENFYQLCKGDYAMCKSNPEIPLSYKGSLFHRVIKDFMLQFGDFTAGNGTGGESIYGEKFEDENFDVKHERPYLLSMANAGPNTNGSQVFITCVPTPHLDGKHVVFGEVIQGKRLVRLIEKQQTDEGDKPMRDVKIEDCGILPEDYVVPEDAESTPTDEFGDNYEEFLKDDSKVDVKDVNSVLKAIETVKAIGSEQFKKQNFEVALAKYQKCDKFLKEYFPDDLPEDDIKKVNLLKVTIPLNISLAALKGKDYRTVMVASSEVLYAEAADDLAKAKALYRRGLAYSAVNDTDMAINDLEMAANFHPNDAGIQKAIKDTKAKRKAETDKQKKALSKMFA; this is translated from the coding sequence ATGGCAAGACCAAAGACCTTTATCGACATCTCCATCGGTGATTCCAGCAAGGGACGTATCGTTTTCGAATTGTACAATGACATCGTTCCAAAGACCGTCGAGAACTTCTATCAATTATGTAAAGGTGACTACGCAATGTGCAAATCCAATCCAGAAATCCCATTATCTTACAAAGGCTCTCTTTTCCACAGAGTGATAAAAGATTTCATGCTACAATTTGGTGACTTCACTGCTGGTAATGGTACAGGTGGTGAAAGTATTTATggtgaaaaattcgaaGATGAGAATTTTGACGTTAAACATGAGAGACCTTACCTCTTATCCATGGCCAATGCGGGTCCAAACACTAATGGCTCTCAAGTGTTTATCACTTGTGTTCCAACTCCTCATTTGGATGGCAAGCATGTCGTTTTCGGTGAAGTTATTCAAGGTAAGAGACTTGTCAGATTGATTGAGAAACAGCAAACCGATGAAGGCGATAAACCAATGAGAGACGTCAAGATTGAAGATTGTGGGATCTTACCTGAAGATTACGTTGTCCCAGAGGACGCTGAATCAACTCCAACAGACGAATTCGGTGACAATTATGAAGAATTCTTAAAGGATGATTCCAAAGTTGACGTGAAAGACGTTAATAGTGTCCTAAAGGCCATTGAAACTGTTAAGGCAATTGGTAGCGAGCAATTTAAAAAACAAAACTTCGAAGTTGCATTGGccaaatatcaaaaatgtGACAAATTCctaaaagaatatttccCTGATGATTTACCTGAAGATGACATCAAGAAGgttaatttattaaagGTTACCATACCATTAAATATCTCTCTCGCGGCTTTAAAGGGAAAGGATTATAGAACCGTCATGGTAGCCTCTTCCGAGGTCCTATATGCTGAAGCTGCTGATGATCTAGCCAAGGCAAAGGCTCTTTACCGTCGTGGTTTAGCCTACAGTGCAGTTAATGATACAGATATGGCAATAAATGATTTGGAAATGGCTGCCAATTTCCATCCAAATGATGCAGGTATTCAAAAGGCCATCAAGGATACCAAGGCTAAAAGAAAGGCCGAAACTGACAAGCAAAAGAAAGCACTATCAAAGATGTTTGCTTAA
- the CRD1 gene encoding cardiolipin synthase (similar to Saccharomyces cerevisiae CRD1 (YDL142C); ancestral locus Anc_7.316) translates to MHIFTGLITRPSVNVLIKSCVTRPLSLRTLHANANIRYSKQEKSVAKKSGQSVEYNSLLTVPNILTLSRIATTPFIGHFIITSNLTPALSLFAYCCVTDYLDGYIARKHKLKSIAGTILDPIADKLLMVITTIALSFPPGPCIIPWPIASLILGRDIALGVAGMWIRYSTVKKVYKKVNWGKYFNFTKYPTVVVKPLLISKWNTFLQMIYLGTGVAMLLFDKVGDEDHNNDQLMNIKQKVSKSFNVLGYVVGATTLISGTSYIFSRTAVKFLY, encoded by the coding sequence ATGCACATATTTACAGGACTTATAACCCGTCCATCTGTGAATGTTTTGATTAAATCCTGTGTTACCAGGCCATTGAGTCTAAGAACTCTTCATGCAAACGCAAACATTCGCTACtcaaaacaagaaaagtCAGTTGCAAAGAAGTCGGGTCAATCTGTAGAGTACAACTCTCTTTTAACTGTACCAAATATCTTGACTCTGTCGAGAATAGCGACTACACCATTTATTGGccattttattattacgAGCAATCTTACACCGGCATTATCTCTCTTTGCATATTGCTGTGTGACAGACTATCTAGATGGTTATATAGCAAGAAAGCATAAACTGAAATCAATTGCAGGAACGATACTGGATCCAATTGCAGATAAACTTTTGATGGTTATCACTACAATAGCTTTAAGTTTCCCACCCGGACCTTGTATAATTCCATGGCCAATTGCTTCTCTAATATTAGGGAGAGACATTGCTTTGGGTGTTGCTGGAATGTGGATACGCTACTCAACGGTTAAGAAGGTTTACAAGAAGGTGAACTGGGGCAAgtatttcaatttcacgAAGTATCCCACTGTTGTAGTAAAACCTCTGTTAATTTCTAAATGGAACACTTTCTTACAAATGATATATCTAGGAACTGGTGTTGCCATGTTACTATTTGACAAAGTGGGTGACGAAGATCACAACAATGACCAGCTAATGAATATCAAACAGAAAGTTTCTAAATCGTTTAATGTTTTGGGCTACGTCGTTGGCGCGACCACTTTGATCAGCGGAACATCGTATATATTTAGCAGAACTGCTGTAAAATTTCTATATTGA
- the CDC123 gene encoding cell proliferation protein CDC123 (similar to Saccharomyces cerevisiae CDC123 (YLR215C); ancestral locus Anc_7.318) — translation MGEPYVPLTELKVTRQHIENCSFSKWYPNFQKYVPKSRILKPVPPEFIQYLEQDGIKLPHDSISKSFYAGGLERNEENEYSDWESDEESNDEEEETSNNIDPLVNFPEFHRQIESTLNELGMVTPKLNWSAPRDATWILPNNSMKCYEVNEVYLLLNASNYIMHDLQHAFDECDDEYVRKERPEYELILRQWFDVNPALEFRVFVKDKTVVGASQRDLNYYDYLEPLSDTFKDLIDSFVEDVFIEKFPDSNFVLDLYIPRPFNKVFLIDVNPFARKTDPLLFSWNEILTKKFEDSEDKDYELRLVLENNTARFASKEHSENQVPRDVVDATTDPNAIRELIGKWKELLEQQEEDTDSD, via the coding sequence ATGGGTGAACCGTACGTACCTTTAACAGAACTAAAAGTGACCAGACAGCATATAGAAAACTGCTCTTTTTCGAAATGGTATcccaattttcaaaaatatgttCCCAAATCAAGAATTTTAAAACCAGTGCCACCTGAATTCATTCAGTATCTGGAACAAGACGGTATAAAACTGCCTCACGATAGCATATCCAAGTCGTTTTATGCTGGAGGCCTAGAACGCAacgaagaaaatgaatacAGCGATTGGGaatctgatgaagaaagcaatgatgaagaggaagaaacCTCTAACAATATTGATCCTCTAGTAAATTTTCCTGAATTTCATAGACAAATTGAGAGTACGTTGAATGAACTCGGTATGGTCACACCAAAACTAAACTGGTCGGCTCCAAGAGATGCAACCTGGATATTGccaaataattcaatgaaatgcTACGAGGTAAATGAAGTGTATCTTCTACTAAACGCATCAAATTATATCATGCATGATTTGCAACATGCATTCGACGAATGTGATGACGAATATGTGAGAAAGGAGAGACCCGAATATGAGTTGATTCTAAGACAGTGGTTTGACGTCAATCCAGCTCTTGAATTTCGCGTGTTCGTCAAAGATAAAACCGTTGTTGGGGCAAGCCAACGTGATTTGAACTATTACGACTATTTAGAACCGCTGTCTGATAcattcaaagatttgattGACAGCTTTGTTGAAGATGTTTTCATAGAAAAATTCCCTGACTCTAATTTTGTACTTGACCTATACATTCCAAGACCATTTAACAAAGTATTTCTGATTGATGTTAATCCATTTGCAAGAAAGACTGATCCATTACTGTTTTCATGGAACGAAATACttacaaagaaatttgaagacTCTGAAGATAAAGACTATGAACTGCGTTTAGTTCTAGAGAATAATACAGCTAGATTTGCAAGCAAAGAACATTCTGAAAATCAAGTTCCTAGAGATGTTGTGGATGCTACTACAGATCCTAATGCTATAAGGGAATTGATTGGGAAATGGAAAGAATTACTCGaacaacaagaagaagataccGATAGCGACTGA